One part of the Rhodococcus oxybenzonivorans genome encodes these proteins:
- a CDS encoding enoyl-CoA hydratase codes for MTQNFVDTTVEPDNGVAFLTLNRPEQRNPLSSEAMREVTAALRKLGGDDTTRVVVIRAEGPVFSAGHDLKEMIGRTLEDEQAIFDTCVEMMQTVQDIPQPVIASVQGAAVAAGCQLAASCDLVVASSDAVFGTPGVKIGLFCSTPMVALSRAIGRKRALQMLLTGDTIDAATAADWGLVNIVVPAAKLADETNALARKITKASPLTVKIGKQAFYQQIELPQNQAYEAMADTMAANAVTCDAQEGMQAFVEKRAPQWRGK; via the coding sequence ATGACCCAGAACTTCGTGGACACCACCGTCGAGCCGGACAACGGCGTCGCGTTCCTCACCCTGAATCGGCCCGAACAACGCAACCCGCTGTCGTCCGAGGCGATGCGGGAGGTCACCGCAGCGCTCCGGAAACTGGGCGGCGACGACACCACCCGCGTCGTCGTCATCAGGGCGGAAGGGCCGGTCTTCTCCGCGGGACACGACCTGAAGGAGATGATCGGTCGCACCCTGGAGGACGAGCAGGCCATCTTCGACACCTGCGTGGAAATGATGCAGACGGTTCAGGACATCCCGCAGCCGGTGATCGCGTCGGTGCAGGGCGCCGCTGTCGCGGCGGGCTGTCAGTTGGCCGCGTCGTGCGACCTCGTGGTGGCGTCGTCGGACGCAGTATTCGGGACTCCGGGTGTGAAGATCGGACTGTTCTGCTCGACTCCGATGGTGGCGCTCAGCCGCGCGATCGGGCGGAAGCGGGCGCTGCAGATGCTCCTCACCGGCGACACGATCGACGCGGCGACGGCCGCGGACTGGGGGCTGGTCAATATAGTTGTCCCCGCCGCGAAGCTCGCGGACGAGACCAATGCCCTCGCCAGGAAGATCACGAAGGCAAGTCCACTGACGGTGAAAATCGGCAAGCAGGCCTTCTATCAACAGATCGAATTGCCGCAGAACCAGGCGTACGAGGCCATGGCCGACACGATGGCGGCCAACGCCGTCACGTGTGACGCGCAGGAAGGCATGCAGGCGTTCGTCGAGAAGCGGGCCCCGCAGTGGCGGGGGAAGTAG
- the fahA gene encoding fumarylacetoacetase, whose translation MTTLDIPDDSLFGIDNLPYGVFSTADSAPRVGVRVGDSVVDLAATLGDDVFAQPTLNAFMAQGRDRWVEVRRQITELVQGDVDAAAVFAVDEVTMHLPVDVADYVDFYASENHATNLGRLFRPDSEPLMPNWKHLPVGYHGRSSTVVVSGTDVIRPCGQRKAPAQDAPDFGPSLRLDIEAEMGFLVGVPTKLGETITPDQFADHVFGAVVVNDWSARDIQAWEYVPLGPFLGKSFATSISPWVVPLLALEAARIDTPTQDPEPLPYLRGEEKWGLDIDLTVEWNGHVVSRPPYAQMYWSPAQMLAHTTVNGATASTGDLFASGTISGPEKNQRGAFIELTWGGKEPVQVGDETRTFLEDGDDIVISATAPGPNGSRIGFGDVRGRILPATPPVSTC comes from the coding sequence ATGACCACGCTCGACATCCCCGACGATTCGCTTTTCGGGATCGACAACCTGCCGTACGGCGTGTTCTCGACCGCGGACTCGGCCCCACGGGTCGGAGTGCGGGTGGGGGATTCCGTCGTGGATCTCGCCGCCACACTCGGCGACGACGTCTTCGCGCAGCCGACCCTCAATGCCTTCATGGCGCAGGGCAGGGACCGGTGGGTGGAGGTCCGCCGGCAGATCACCGAACTGGTGCAGGGAGACGTCGACGCGGCTGCCGTGTTCGCGGTCGACGAGGTCACCATGCATCTGCCGGTGGATGTGGCGGACTACGTCGACTTCTACGCATCCGAAAACCATGCCACGAATCTCGGACGGCTGTTCCGGCCCGACTCCGAGCCGCTGATGCCCAACTGGAAGCATCTGCCGGTCGGGTACCACGGTCGGTCGAGCACCGTCGTCGTGTCGGGCACCGACGTCATCCGGCCGTGTGGGCAGCGCAAGGCCCCGGCGCAGGACGCCCCCGACTTCGGTCCGTCCCTCCGCCTCGATATCGAGGCGGAGATGGGCTTCCTCGTCGGCGTCCCGACGAAGCTGGGGGAGACCATCACACCGGATCAGTTCGCGGACCACGTGTTCGGCGCCGTGGTGGTCAACGACTGGTCGGCCCGCGACATCCAGGCGTGGGAGTACGTGCCACTCGGCCCGTTTCTCGGCAAGAGCTTCGCCACCTCCATCTCGCCGTGGGTGGTGCCGCTACTCGCCCTCGAGGCCGCTCGCATCGACACCCCGACCCAGGATCCGGAGCCGCTACCGTACCTGCGGGGCGAGGAGAAGTGGGGCCTCGACATCGATCTGACCGTCGAGTGGAACGGGCACGTGGTGTCGCGGCCGCCGTACGCGCAGATGTACTGGTCGCCTGCGCAGATGCTCGCACACACCACTGTCAACGGTGCCACCGCCAGTACCGGCGACCTGTTCGCGTCGGGCACCATCTCGGGTCCCGAGAAGAATCAGCGCGGTGCCTTCATCGAACTCACCTGGGGTGGCAAGGAACCGGTCCAGGTCGGCGACGAGACCCGTACCTTCCTCGAGGACGGCGACGATATCGTCATCTCCGCCACCGCGCCGGGCCCGAACGGCAGTCGCATCGGCTTCGGTGACGTCCGTGGTCGTATTCTGCCGGCAACACCACCTGTGAGTACTTGTTAA
- a CDS encoding homogentisate 1,2-dioxygenase, producing the protein MAFYRQAGNIPPKRHTQHRDEDGQLYFEELMGEEGFSSDSSLLYHRHIPSAIVDATVWELPDQTTTPNHPLSPRHLKLHDLFPESVWAETDVVTGRRLILGNGDVRISYVVAGKESPLYRNALGDEMVYVESGAATVETVFGALEAKQGDYVLIPMSTTHRWIPTGPDPLRAYAIEANSHIVPPKRYLSRFGQLLEHAPYCERDLHGPGETLQAEGTDVEVFVKHRTSHGIVGTRMVYANHPFDVIGWDGCLYPYTFNISDYEPITGRVHQPPPAHQAFEGNNFVICNFVPRKVDYHPLSIPVPYYHSNVDSDEIMFYCGGDYEARKGSGIGQGSISVHPGGHAHGPQPGAYERSIGAEFFDELAVMVDTFRPLELGEGALACEDSGYAWTWAGRGPAQ; encoded by the coding sequence ATGGCGTTCTATCGGCAGGCGGGCAACATCCCGCCGAAGCGGCACACGCAGCACCGTGACGAGGACGGTCAACTCTACTTCGAGGAGTTGATGGGCGAGGAGGGCTTCTCCTCCGATTCGTCGCTGCTGTATCACCGGCACATTCCCTCGGCGATCGTCGACGCCACGGTGTGGGAGCTGCCAGATCAGACCACGACGCCCAACCATCCGCTCTCGCCGAGGCACCTGAAGCTTCACGACCTCTTCCCGGAGTCGGTTTGGGCGGAAACCGACGTCGTAACCGGACGTCGGCTGATCCTCGGCAACGGTGACGTGCGCATCTCGTATGTCGTCGCCGGCAAGGAATCGCCGCTCTACCGCAACGCTCTCGGCGACGAGATGGTGTACGTCGAATCCGGCGCGGCCACAGTGGAAACCGTTTTCGGTGCGCTCGAGGCGAAGCAGGGCGACTACGTCCTGATCCCGATGTCGACCACCCATCGGTGGATTCCGACCGGTCCGGACCCGTTGCGCGCCTACGCAATCGAGGCCAACAGTCACATCGTCCCGCCGAAGCGGTACCTGTCTCGGTTCGGGCAGCTACTCGAGCACGCACCATATTGTGAACGCGACCTCCACGGTCCGGGGGAGACGTTGCAGGCCGAGGGCACCGACGTCGAGGTGTTCGTCAAGCACCGCACCTCGCACGGCATCGTCGGCACCCGGATGGTGTACGCCAACCACCCATTCGACGTGATCGGGTGGGACGGTTGCCTCTACCCGTATACCTTCAACATCTCCGACTACGAGCCCATCACCGGGCGCGTGCACCAGCCGCCGCCGGCGCATCAGGCGTTCGAGGGTAACAACTTCGTCATCTGTAACTTCGTGCCCCGCAAGGTCGACTACCACCCGTTGTCGATTCCGGTGCCGTACTACCACTCCAACGTGGACTCCGACGAAATCATGTTCTACTGCGGCGGCGACTACGAGGCCCGCAAGGGTTCCGGCATCGGACAGGGTTCCATCTCCGTCCATCCCGGAGGGCATGCCCACGGTCCGCAACCCGGTGCTTACGAACGCAGCATCGGGGCCGAGTTCTTCGACGAACTCGCGGTCATGGTCGACACCTTCCGGCCCCTCGAGCTCGGCGAAGGAGCGCTGGCGTGCGAGGACTCCGGCTACGCCTGGACCTGGGCGGGACGGGGGCCGGCGCAGTGA
- a CDS encoding MarR family winged helix-turn-helix transcriptional regulator, protein MSDDAAPVPVEVPERLDFWSFIELANRRLSTEYGSTHQLATQVLLTLNRASNVVTYDLESSIHRPRGLSWSSFRLMFVTWLAGPIDAKSAAELTGMSRAAVSNLTKSLVGAGLMERTPDERDGRSVQLSLTERGRREIGEIYREQNEREHAWASVLTEPEQRILVMLLDKLITNRSQFDVRGRN, encoded by the coding sequence ATGAGCGATGACGCTGCGCCGGTGCCTGTCGAGGTGCCCGAGCGCCTCGACTTCTGGTCGTTCATCGAACTGGCCAATCGGCGTTTGAGCACCGAGTACGGATCGACGCACCAACTGGCGACGCAGGTTCTGCTCACGCTGAACCGGGCGTCCAATGTGGTGACCTACGACCTCGAGTCGTCGATCCACCGTCCGCGGGGGCTGTCGTGGTCGTCGTTCCGGCTGATGTTCGTCACCTGGCTGGCCGGGCCGATCGATGCGAAGAGTGCGGCCGAGCTCACCGGTATGAGTCGGGCTGCAGTCTCCAATCTCACGAAGTCGCTGGTCGGCGCCGGTCTGATGGAACGAACACCCGATGAGCGGGACGGCCGATCGGTGCAGCTGTCGCTCACCGAGCGCGGTCGCCGGGAGATCGGGGAGATCTATCGTGAGCAGAATGAGCGCGAACATGCGTGGGCGAGCGTGCTCACCGAACCTGAGCAGCGCATCCTCGTCATGCTGCTCGACAAGTTGATCACCAACCGTAGCCAGTTCGACGTTCGCGGACGCAACTAG
- a CDS encoding polyamine aminopropyltransferase translates to MTTAAAQSEVKRALDGRSRVLLLAAVAACAACGLIYELALLTLSISLTGGGITQTSLIVAGFVAALGVGALAAKPLLSHAAVSFVAVEIVLGLAGGFSAVTLYVTFTFFGSSAVVLVLATALIGVLVGAEVPLLMTLLQSGRSDNDAETTGKVLADLNAADYAGALVGGLLWPFVLLPIAGMIRGAAITGIINLVAAAVVALILLRWQLSVRTRLLAVVALLVAAASIAVLLVRADNIETTSRQRLYTDPVVAAERSQYQEIVITERGGDVRLFLDGDLQFSSADEHRYTESLVYPAMARNPERVLILGGGDGLAAREVLRLNGVREIVQVELDPAVIELATTRLADLNKGALQDPRVHVVIDDAFRWLRDPPVTGFDAVIVDLPDPDTPALGRLYSTEFYGLAARALEPGGLMVVQAGSPYSTPDAFWRTTSTVASAGLSVTPYHVLVPSFGDWGFVLASPESEAPSLRLPSDAPELRFLDGPTLAASAVFSRDRPPRELEPSTLDRPRIVDDMRRGYQR, encoded by the coding sequence ATGACAACGGCGGCGGCACAGTCCGAGGTGAAGCGGGCGCTCGACGGACGTTCCCGCGTCCTCCTGCTCGCGGCGGTCGCCGCCTGCGCCGCCTGCGGTTTGATCTACGAACTGGCATTGCTCACCCTCTCGATCAGCCTCACCGGCGGCGGCATCACCCAGACCTCCCTGATCGTTGCCGGATTCGTGGCCGCCCTGGGTGTGGGCGCTCTCGCAGCAAAACCACTGCTCTCCCACGCCGCCGTGTCGTTCGTCGCCGTGGAGATCGTGCTGGGCCTCGCCGGGGGATTCAGCGCAGTCACGCTGTATGTGACGTTCACGTTCTTCGGTTCCAGCGCAGTCGTTCTCGTCCTCGCCACAGCGCTCATCGGTGTTCTGGTGGGCGCCGAAGTACCCCTGTTGATGACTCTGCTGCAGTCGGGGCGGAGCGACAACGACGCCGAAACGACGGGCAAGGTGCTGGCCGACCTGAACGCTGCCGACTACGCGGGCGCACTCGTCGGTGGATTGCTGTGGCCGTTCGTCCTACTTCCGATCGCCGGCATGATTCGCGGCGCCGCCATCACCGGGATCATCAACCTCGTGGCGGCTGCGGTCGTGGCGCTGATCCTGTTGCGGTGGCAGCTGAGCGTGCGCACCCGACTGCTCGCGGTGGTGGCGCTGCTCGTGGCGGCCGCAAGTATCGCCGTGTTGCTGGTGCGCGCCGACAATATCGAAACCACATCACGGCAACGGCTGTACACCGACCCGGTGGTGGCCGCCGAACGGTCGCAGTACCAGGAAATCGTCATCACCGAACGCGGCGGGGACGTGCGTCTGTTCCTCGACGGCGACCTCCAGTTCTCGAGTGCCGACGAGCACCGCTACACCGAATCCCTCGTCTACCCGGCGATGGCCCGCAACCCGGAAAGGGTGCTGATCCTCGGCGGGGGTGACGGTCTCGCCGCCCGGGAAGTACTGCGGCTGAACGGCGTGCGAGAGATCGTGCAAGTAGAACTCGACCCCGCCGTGATCGAACTCGCCACCACCCGCCTCGCCGACCTCAACAAGGGTGCACTACAGGATCCTCGCGTGCACGTGGTGATCGACGACGCCTTCCGGTGGCTGCGGGATCCACCCGTCACCGGCTTCGACGCCGTCATCGTCGATCTTCCGGATCCCGACACCCCGGCGCTCGGACGCCTGTACTCCACCGAGTTCTACGGGCTCGCGGCCCGGGCGCTCGAACCCGGCGGTCTGATGGTCGTGCAAGCGGGAAGCCCCTATTCGACACCCGACGCGTTCTGGCGGACCACCTCCACAGTCGCGTCGGCGGGCCTGAGTGTCACGCCGTACCACGTACTGGTGCCCAGCTTCGGCGACTGGGGGTTCGTCCTCGCCTCCCCGGAGTCCGAGGCGCCGTCGCTACGCCTCCCGTCGGACGCGCCCGAGCTGCGATTCCTCGACGGCCCCACTCTCGCGGCGTCCGCGGTCTTTTCCCGCGACCGACCCCCGCGCGAACTCGAGCCCTCCACGCTTGACAGGCCGCGCATCGTCGATGACATGCGTAGGGGTTACCAGCGCTGA
- a CDS encoding DUF350 domain-containing protein, with translation MNITYTAAATEIGTVDAGLLVVGMLGTLAYFVVGIAVLGVGFLVLDLATPGNLRHQVYIDKNPNAAILLASNHLALAVIVVSAILTSDDGFAQGLADSAVYGLFGVLLQLIALRLMNRLLPGRLVELVGNPKMCGAAWAVGTSLFAIGLVNAAALT, from the coding sequence GTGAACATCACCTATACGGCCGCAGCCACCGAAATCGGCACCGTCGACGCCGGGCTCCTCGTAGTCGGCATGCTCGGAACCCTGGCGTACTTCGTGGTCGGGATCGCCGTCCTCGGGGTCGGCTTCCTGGTTCTCGACCTGGCCACGCCCGGCAACCTTCGGCACCAGGTGTATATCGACAAGAACCCGAATGCGGCCATCCTGCTCGCGTCCAACCACCTTGCTCTCGCCGTCATCGTCGTCTCGGCCATCCTCACGAGCGACGACGGGTTCGCCCAGGGGCTCGCCGATTCCGCGGTCTACGGTCTGTTCGGAGTGCTCCTGCAGTTGATCGCGTTGCGTCTCATGAACCGCCTACTGCCGGGGCGGCTCGTCGAACTGGTCGGCAACCCGAAGATGTGTGGTGCCGCGTGGGCGGTCGGAACGTCGCTCTTCGCCATCGGGCTCGTCAACGCCGCCGCGCTCACCTGA
- a CDS encoding DUF4247 domain-containing protein, giving the protein MTRNARRALIAPLLLVMLALTACGGNIRDFIGDTYTLQNTSGDARTYTSKDPIGTTVSKIVSEEAPAARKADGGSEYLRYDDDIVTVSGAPGGGSLIRVEDIDGRYRSGGFAYLGPGFNPGSPAGGAGGSGGSGDAK; this is encoded by the coding sequence ATGACACGCAACGCCAGGCGGGCGCTGATCGCCCCGCTCCTACTCGTGATGCTGGCGCTCACCGCCTGCGGCGGCAACATCCGCGACTTCATCGGAGACACGTACACGCTTCAGAACACCTCCGGCGACGCCCGGACGTACACGTCCAAGGACCCCATCGGGACCACGGTGTCGAAAATCGTCAGCGAAGAAGCCCCGGCCGCCCGCAAAGCCGACGGTGGCAGCGAGTACCTGCGCTACGACGACGACATCGTCACCGTCAGCGGGGCTCCGGGCGGTGGCAGCCTCATCCGCGTCGAAGACATCGACGGCCGATACCGAAGCGGTGGATTCGCCTACCTGGGGCCCGGATTCAACCCCGGCTCACCGGCCGGCGGCGCGGGCGGCAGTGGCGGATCCGGCGATGCCAAATGA
- a CDS encoding DUF2617 family protein — protein sequence MTLHILDIESRDVTARALGLVVNAEIPVPLAQLTVVNGNDSVVLGVLGASHAVKASLGGHHITEQVSCDAVRAGGQPLPVSERASGYHFTSDTRTVDRVHLEETADWLRRQATEADGWICGSFPGDPTALTALTAQSGHAGGWAWQTWHLYPGEKDGVIVETRSRWQP from the coding sequence ATGACGTTGCACATCCTGGACATCGAGTCACGGGATGTGACGGCCCGCGCACTCGGTCTCGTCGTGAACGCCGAAATCCCGGTTCCGTTGGCACAACTCACCGTCGTGAACGGCAACGACTCCGTCGTCCTCGGTGTGCTCGGTGCGTCACACGCGGTCAAAGCCTCTCTCGGCGGCCACCACATCACCGAGCAGGTGTCGTGTGATGCGGTGCGGGCCGGCGGGCAGCCGCTGCCCGTGTCCGAGAGGGCGAGTGGATACCACTTCACGTCCGACACCCGGACAGTCGACCGCGTCCACCTCGAAGAGACCGCCGACTGGCTGCGCCGTCAGGCCACCGAGGCGGACGGGTGGATCTGCGGATCGTTCCCCGGCGACCCCACCGCGTTGACGGCCCTGACCGCACAGTCCGGGCACGCGGGCGGGTGGGCCTGGCAGACCTGGCACCTGTATCCGGGCGAGAAGGACGGGGTAATCGTGGAGACGCGAAGCAGGTGGCAGCCATGA